A region of Oncorhynchus kisutch isolate 150728-3 linkage group LG29, Okis_V2, whole genome shotgun sequence DNA encodes the following proteins:
- the eva1c gene encoding protein eva-1 homolog C: MRGAMSWSGSHGGLSCSGAGINLVYLSLLLWSSCSGMDGLADFSKYLSRIITSHSVHACDGQQVRLYCPRHSTISIQSAFYGRADATLCTNGTAAGVRAANYSCSAFTTLQKLLSECQSHRDCQLPVNHLVFGPDPCPGTIKYLHVTYKCKPTEHKSSVVCEGEKLTLHCKPPRVLIIYTAAYGRGLGHTCPSQDRGTPPFECLNHNAVHTLSQSCYSKQRCVVAVDNQTFRDPCYPGTRKYLTVLYSCVPQTLLQEADPGVLHRPTSHPKVHPGPPPAHPDPADVAVYPKDSRTPGNTGVMLSNSVMTYSYIKEHPETAALLFTSSVCVGLLLTLLAVSIRLTCRGLRHTHKTQTRRSQEEEEDDDDEEEEEMTDCSLLSDSDRQLAYCWEEVSYRTADAERLERMERRDMVIQEIWMNSDLYGTSCDQDQTPYLLLSYSQLE; encoded by the exons ATGCGAGGAGCCATGAGCTGGTCGGGTTCCCACGGCGGGCTGAGCTGCTCTGGAGCCGGGATTAATCTGGTCTACCTCTCGCTGCTGCTCTGGAGCTCCTGCTCTGGCATGGACGGACTGGCTGATTTCTCAA AATACCTGTCCCGGATCATTACCAGTCACTCTGTGCATGCGTGCGACGGACAGCAGGTACGTCTCTACTGTCCACGCCACTCCACCATCTCTATCCAGTCGGCGTTTTACGGACGTGCTGACGCAACGCTCTGCACCAATGGGACGGCTGCGGGTGTCAGAGCGGCCAACTACAGCTGTTCCGCGTTTACGACCCTACAG AAGTTACTGTCAGAGTGTCAGAGCCACAGAGACTGTCAGCTACCTGTCAATCACCTGGTGTTTGGGCCCGACCCCTGTCCTGGGACCATCAAGTACCTCCACGTCACCTACAAGTGTAAACCTA CTGAGCATAAGAGCAGTgtggtgtgtgagggagagaagcTGACGTTACACTGTAAGCCTCCCAGAGTGCTGATCATCTATACAGCTGCTTACGGTAGGGGTCTGGGCCACACCTGTCCCTCACAGGACAGAGGAACACCCCCGTTTG agtgTTTGAACCACAATGCGGTCCACACTCTGTCACAGAGCTGCTACAGCAAACAGAGGTGTGTTGTCGCCGTAGACAACCAGACCTTCAGAGACCCCTGCTACCCTGGAACCAGGAAGTACCTGACTGTACTCTACTCCTGTG TACCACAGACATTACTGCAGGAAGCAGACCCAGGTGTACTACACAGACCCACCTCACACCCAAAAG TCCACCCTGGTCCTCCACCAGCCCACCCAGATCCTGCAGATGTGGCTGTCTATCCTAAGGACTCCAGAACACCAGGAAACACAGGAGTCATGCTGAGTAACTCTGTTATGACTTACTCCTATATTAAAG agCACCCAGAGACTGCGGCGTTGCTGTTcacctccagtgtgtgtgttggtctgctACTCACCCTGCTGGCTGTGTCTATCAGACTGACCTGTAGGGGGCTCcgccacacacacaaaacacaaacacgCAGGAgccaggaagaagaggaggatgatgatgacgaagaagaggaggagatgactgACTGCTCGCTGCTGTCGGACTCAGACAGGCAGCTGGCTTACTGCTGGGAGGAAGTGAGCTACAGGACAGCGGACGCGGAGAGGCTAGAACGCATGGAGAGGAGGGACATGGTGATCCAGGAGATCTGGATGAACTCTGATCTCTACGGGACGTCCTGTGATCAGGACCAGACTCCTTATCTACTACTCAGCTACTCACAGCTGGAGTAA